In the genome of Leucobacter luti, one region contains:
- the lepA gene encoding translation elongation factor 4: MSPRSVNPPVPASTDPARIRNFCIIAHIDHGKSTLADRMLQVTGTVPDREMRAQYLDRMDIERERGITIKSQAVRMHWDADGTAYALNMIDTPGHVDFSYEVSRSLAACEGAILLVDAAQGIEAQTLANLYLAMENDLEIIPVLNKIDLPAADPERVSREIADLIGGNPEDILKVSGKTGAGVEELLDSVVQRIPAPVGDPDAPPRAMIFDSVYDAYRGVVTYVRMIDGKLSPREKVQMMSTGSDHEALEIGVSSPEPTPTKGLAVGEVGYLITGVKDVRQSKVGDTITSKRNPASEALPGYTDPKPMVFSGLYPLDGSDYPVLREALDKLKLEDAALQFEPETSVALGFGFRCGFLGLLHLEIVSERLRREFDLDLIATAPSVIYQVTTDDGKEVTVTNPSEYPDGKIASVREPVVKTAILAPKDYVGAIMELCQSRRGNLMGMEYLGERVELRYSMPLGEIVFDFFDHLKSRTQGYASLDYEPMGDQEADLVKVDILLQGEAVDAFSAIVHRDSAYAYGTMMAERLRKLIPRQQFEVPIQAAIGARVIARETIRAIRKDVLAKCYGGDISRKRKLLEKQKEGKKRMKMVGRVEVPQEAFIAALSGDVEGKDAAKR, from the coding sequence GAAATGCGGGCGCAGTACCTCGATCGCATGGATATTGAGCGCGAGCGCGGTATCACGATCAAGTCGCAGGCCGTCCGCATGCACTGGGATGCCGATGGCACCGCGTACGCACTCAACATGATCGACACGCCGGGTCACGTCGACTTCAGCTATGAAGTCTCGCGCTCACTTGCAGCGTGTGAAGGCGCCATTCTGCTCGTTGACGCAGCACAGGGGATTGAGGCGCAGACGCTCGCGAACCTCTATCTCGCCATGGAGAACGACCTTGAGATCATTCCCGTGCTGAATAAGATCGATCTTCCTGCCGCGGACCCTGAGCGCGTGTCGCGCGAGATCGCTGATCTCATCGGCGGAAACCCCGAGGACATTTTGAAGGTGTCTGGCAAAACCGGGGCAGGCGTCGAAGAGCTGCTCGACAGTGTTGTGCAGCGGATTCCGGCCCCCGTTGGCGACCCCGACGCGCCACCCCGGGCGATGATCTTTGACTCGGTGTACGACGCCTACCGCGGTGTTGTCACCTACGTGCGCATGATTGACGGCAAACTCTCACCGCGTGAAAAGGTGCAGATGATGTCGACCGGGTCTGATCACGAAGCGCTTGAGATTGGTGTGTCGTCTCCGGAGCCGACACCAACGAAGGGGCTCGCAGTCGGCGAGGTGGGCTACCTCATTACCGGCGTGAAAGACGTGCGTCAGTCGAAAGTCGGAGACACGATTACTTCGAAGCGCAATCCCGCTTCTGAGGCGCTGCCCGGCTACACCGATCCGAAGCCGATGGTGTTCTCCGGGCTGTACCCGCTCGACGGCAGTGACTACCCGGTGCTCCGTGAAGCCCTGGACAAGCTCAAGCTTGAGGATGCGGCGCTGCAGTTCGAACCGGAAACGTCTGTCGCGCTCGGCTTCGGCTTCCGTTGCGGATTCCTCGGCCTGTTGCACCTCGAGATCGTCTCAGAGCGCCTGCGCCGCGAATTCGACCTCGATCTCATCGCCACCGCGCCCAGTGTGATTTACCAGGTCACCACGGACGATGGCAAAGAAGTGACCGTCACAAACCCTTCGGAATACCCCGACGGAAAGATCGCGAGCGTCCGCGAACCGGTCGTCAAAACTGCCATCCTCGCACCGAAAGACTATGTCGGGGCGATCATGGAGCTGTGCCAGAGCCGACGGGGCAACCTCATGGGGATGGAGTATCTCGGTGAGCGTGTTGAGCTGCGCTACAGCATGCCGCTCGGAGAAATCGTGTTCGACTTCTTCGATCATCTGAAGAGTCGTACCCAGGGCTACGCGAGCCTCGACTACGAGCCGATGGGGGATCAGGAAGCCGACCTCGTCAAGGTGGACATCCTGTTGCAGGGAGAAGCGGTCGATGCGTTCAGCGCGATTGTGCACCGCGACTCGGCTTACGCCTACGGCACGATGATGGCTGAGCGACTGCGCAAATTGATCCCGCGGCAGCAGTTCGAAGTCCCGATCCAGGCTGCAATTGGTGCGCGCGTGATTGCCCGTGAAACGATTCGTGCGATCCGCAAGGATGTCCTTGCCAAGTGCTACGGTGGCGACATTAGCCGCAAGCGCAAGCTGCTCGAGAAGCAGAAGGAAGGCAAGAAGCGCATGAAGATGGTCGGCCGCGTCGAGGTGCCGCAAGAAGCGTTCATCGCCGCCCTTTCGGGGGACGTGGAAGGCAAGGACGCGGCGAAGCGATGA
- a CDS encoding DUF1990 family protein, whose protein sequence is MSAGQPPRRRNHVDMPVAYAAVGASRAPDLMRFPPSGSTPYEEELRLGSGQERFLLASSLLMTWGAQRGGGFTVRETERGTGATYLSPSFDGAGMPQAAGEVEEHFGPEGEPYVVAGTTAVLGTPGKPDRDILVVYTVSEPRRVGFAWGTRDEDGPVGEQLFAVELRDDDTVWAISRGFLEAPKSGLLGLRARAEVKLAVEAVRKQLAALAPGAQANGVDIDSTATAAPEDPAPELRGTPTAAEPGDAADPTSAAAPAAPSEPADLEASGAPAEPADSEASGAPAEPADLEASGAPAEPADSEASGVPAESAEPAEPADPSVPVESTPDSSATAGDTASRQDPEQDEEQEQEQEQELVREHDSAPAGSSEDGSVATDTAEGSQAPEAPPVPGSVDTANQRVTHKRRPGTPRA, encoded by the coding sequence ATGAGCGCGGGCCAGCCCCCGCGGCGCCGCAACCACGTCGATATGCCCGTTGCGTACGCGGCAGTCGGCGCATCGCGTGCACCAGATCTGATGCGCTTCCCGCCGAGCGGCAGCACTCCCTACGAGGAGGAGCTGCGCCTGGGGAGTGGGCAGGAACGGTTCCTCCTCGCATCCAGCCTGCTGATGACCTGGGGCGCCCAGCGCGGCGGCGGGTTCACCGTTCGCGAAACTGAGCGCGGCACGGGAGCCACCTATCTCAGCCCGAGCTTCGACGGTGCTGGCATGCCGCAAGCCGCCGGCGAAGTTGAGGAACACTTCGGCCCTGAGGGTGAACCGTACGTGGTTGCCGGAACGACGGCGGTGCTCGGTACGCCGGGAAAGCCTGATCGCGATATTCTCGTGGTGTACACGGTCTCCGAGCCGCGCCGCGTCGGCTTTGCCTGGGGCACGAGAGACGAGGACGGTCCCGTCGGGGAGCAGTTGTTCGCCGTCGAGCTCCGTGACGACGACACCGTGTGGGCGATTTCCCGCGGTTTCCTCGAGGCGCCGAAGAGCGGACTACTGGGACTGCGGGCTCGGGCCGAGGTCAAGCTTGCCGTAGAGGCGGTGCGCAAGCAGCTTGCGGCGCTCGCACCTGGGGCGCAGGCCAACGGCGTGGATATTGATTCCACGGCGACAGCTGCTCCTGAGGATCCCGCCCCCGAATTGCGTGGTACTCCGACAGCGGCAGAGCCGGGGGACGCTGCGGACCCGACGAGCGCTGCCGCACCTGCGGCTCCTTCTGAACCTGCGGACCTTGAGGCGTCTGGGGCTCCTGCCGAGCCTGCTGACTCTGAAGCGTCTGGGGCTCCCGCTGAACCTGCGGACCTTGAGGCGTCTGGGGCTCCCGCTGAGCCTGCTGACTCTGAAGCGTCTGGGGTTCCCGCTGAGTCTGCTGAGCCTGCTGAGCCTGCTGACCCTTCGGTTCCGGTGGAATCCACTCCTGACTCAAGTGCGACTGCCGGTGACACTGCGTCGCGTCAGGATCCGGAGCAGGATGAGGAACAGGAACAGGAACAGGAACAGGAGCTTGTGAGGGAGCACGACTCCGCTCCTGCGGGCTCATCTGAGGACGGCTCGGTCGCAACCGACACCGCAGAGGGATCACAGGCGCCAGAAGCCCCACCGGTTCCAGGTTCAGTCGATACGGCGAACCAACGAGTGACACATAAGCGTCGCCCGGGCACACCCCGTGCGTAA
- the hemW gene encoding radical SAM family heme chaperone HemW, whose protein sequence is MPSALPEGDPAPANGALPASVLDGAQTRRFGVYVHVPYCRVRCGYCDFNTYTASELGGTRRDEYADQVEWELAFGARVMREAGLPERAVSTVFFGGGTPTLLPASDLTAMLSRIKTEWGLAPGAEVTTEANPDSVDAAYLQELAAAGFTRVSFGMQSAVPHVLRTLDRTHQPERVPQVVAWAREAGLQVSVDLIYGTPGESLADWERSIDAALVCNPDHISAYALIVESGTKLAAQIRRGEVAQPDEDLHAEMYELADARFSAAGLGWYEISNWSRSADTRSRHNLSYWTGEDWWAAGPGAHSHIGGVRWWNVKHPGAYATRVNEGVSPAHARELLSDTARREERVLLETRIVDGLPTHVLDSDERAVVSALIAEGLVDGRAAIGGRVVPTLRGRLLADTVVHRLLGA, encoded by the coding sequence ATGCCGAGCGCACTGCCTGAGGGCGATCCGGCACCTGCGAACGGGGCGTTGCCCGCGAGCGTGTTAGACGGTGCGCAGACACGCCGATTTGGCGTGTATGTGCACGTGCCCTACTGCCGCGTGCGCTGCGGGTACTGCGACTTCAATACCTACACGGCAAGCGAACTCGGGGGCACCCGCCGCGACGAGTACGCGGATCAGGTGGAGTGGGAACTCGCCTTCGGTGCCCGCGTGATGCGCGAGGCTGGGCTTCCCGAGCGCGCGGTGTCCACCGTATTTTTCGGGGGCGGTACGCCAACGCTGTTGCCCGCGAGCGACCTCACTGCGATGCTGAGCAGGATCAAGACCGAGTGGGGTCTCGCACCAGGCGCTGAAGTGACGACCGAGGCAAACCCGGATTCGGTTGACGCGGCCTACCTGCAAGAGCTGGCGGCCGCAGGATTCACACGAGTGAGCTTTGGAATGCAGTCTGCTGTGCCGCATGTGCTCCGCACGCTCGATCGCACGCATCAGCCTGAGCGCGTGCCGCAGGTGGTCGCCTGGGCGCGTGAGGCAGGTTTGCAGGTGAGTGTCGACTTGATCTATGGGACACCGGGAGAGTCGCTAGCTGACTGGGAACGATCTATCGATGCCGCGCTCGTGTGCAATCCGGATCATATTTCGGCATATGCCCTGATTGTCGAATCGGGCACGAAGCTTGCGGCACAGATCCGTCGCGGCGAAGTTGCGCAGCCAGATGAGGATCTGCACGCCGAGATGTACGAGCTCGCCGACGCGCGATTCTCCGCAGCTGGCCTGGGCTGGTACGAGATCAGCAACTGGTCTCGGAGTGCGGACACGCGCTCACGACACAATCTCTCCTACTGGACCGGTGAGGATTGGTGGGCAGCTGGACCCGGCGCGCACAGCCATATCGGGGGAGTGCGGTGGTGGAATGTGAAGCACCCCGGTGCCTATGCCACCCGGGTGAACGAGGGTGTCTCTCCGGCGCATGCCCGTGAGCTGCTGAGCGACACCGCTCGTCGCGAGGAACGAGTGCTCCTCGAAACCCGGATTGTTGACGGTCTGCCCACCCACGTGCTGGATTCCGACGAACGGGCGGTTGTCTCAGCGTTGATCGCCGAGGGGCTCGTCGATGGCCGCGCGGCGATCGGTGGGCGCGTGGTGCCAACGCTGCGCGGACGCCTCCTCGCCGACACCGTGGTGCACCGCCTGCTCGGAGCTTGA
- the phnE gene encoding phosphonate ABC transporter, permease protein PhnE: protein MTQRSMTTPVDPAPLRAALRPPPNAQRRRLVVTALILAALFLAALWNTNFTPWNVFGRLDSIRDLLERLVPPNFTDWRRYVQAVVETLWMVTAGTAIAVVIAIPLAVCAARNTTTGPVAYSIARFVITLTRAIPSLVLALLFVRAIGVGPTAGVLAMGFSSVGMIGKFFADRIEEIDEGIVEASRATGATRLQTFVAAVLPQVASNWISLGLYRFDINLRNAVILGFVGAGGIGFELQRVLGQMVYTRVLAIALIIFVLVLLVEQLSAIARTAILGSSAPARHNPFSVRARLMSTRAPVSTSTHATSALTIPVRPARRGGPIRAGWGPDRLTRWILGWSALALILTSFLMLRLGPGQIGVALREIGPYLLGMFPPDFVTNLAPHLSLMLETLSMALAAATLGLILALPVGIIAAKNATFHPVAARLSRLLTLVVRGIPDLMLAILLVVAVGLGPLAGVLALTIGAIGFTGKLIADAIEDTDLSRTTEALDAVGAGWLQRTVTSTIPTAFPAIIGAGLFTFDVFVRSATIMGVVGAGGIGLALDASIRGRQLDQTLALIIMILLTVYATERLSVWLRKQVL, encoded by the coding sequence ATGACTCAGCGCTCGATGACGACACCCGTCGACCCTGCGCCGCTTCGAGCAGCACTGCGGCCGCCTCCGAACGCGCAGCGGCGCCGCCTCGTCGTCACCGCACTCATTCTGGCGGCACTGTTTCTGGCCGCGCTCTGGAACACGAACTTCACGCCATGGAACGTGTTCGGCCGCCTCGATTCGATCAGAGATCTGCTTGAGCGGCTGGTGCCACCGAACTTCACTGACTGGCGGCGCTATGTCCAGGCGGTAGTTGAGACGCTCTGGATGGTGACAGCTGGCACTGCCATCGCAGTCGTGATCGCGATCCCCCTCGCTGTGTGTGCTGCCCGGAACACCACAACGGGACCAGTGGCCTATAGCATTGCTCGCTTCGTGATCACGCTGACCCGAGCAATCCCGTCGCTCGTCCTCGCGCTCCTCTTCGTGCGCGCCATCGGCGTCGGACCGACCGCTGGCGTACTCGCCATGGGCTTCAGCTCGGTGGGCATGATCGGCAAATTCTTCGCAGATCGCATCGAGGAAATTGACGAGGGCATCGTGGAAGCAAGCAGGGCAACGGGCGCCACCAGACTGCAGACCTTCGTTGCTGCCGTGCTGCCGCAAGTCGCGTCGAACTGGATCTCGCTCGGCCTCTACCGCTTCGACATCAACCTGAGAAACGCGGTAATACTCGGCTTCGTCGGAGCCGGCGGGATCGGCTTTGAGCTGCAGCGCGTGCTGGGACAGATGGTGTACACCCGCGTGCTCGCAATTGCCCTCATCATCTTCGTACTCGTGCTCCTCGTCGAGCAGCTCTCCGCTATCGCCCGGACCGCGATCCTCGGGTCATCGGCCCCCGCACGGCACAATCCCTTCTCGGTACGTGCGCGCCTCATGTCGACACGAGCCCCCGTGAGTACCAGCACACACGCCACCTCGGCCCTCACGATTCCCGTGCGCCCAGCGCGCAGAGGCGGCCCCATCCGCGCAGGCTGGGGCCCAGATCGGCTGACCCGGTGGATTCTCGGCTGGAGTGCGCTCGCGCTGATCCTCACGAGCTTCCTCATGCTCAGACTCGGCCCAGGCCAAATAGGCGTGGCCCTCAGAGAGATTGGCCCGTATCTCCTGGGTATGTTCCCACCAGACTTCGTGACCAACCTCGCTCCCCACCTCTCCCTGATGCTGGAGACGCTCTCGATGGCGCTCGCCGCAGCGACACTGGGGCTGATTCTGGCGCTGCCAGTCGGGATCATCGCCGCGAAGAACGCCACGTTCCACCCGGTTGCCGCGCGGCTGAGCCGGCTGCTCACCCTCGTGGTGCGAGGCATTCCCGACCTCATGCTCGCCATCTTGCTCGTCGTCGCAGTGGGTCTTGGCCCCCTTGCCGGGGTCTTAGCGCTCACGATTGGTGCGATCGGTTTCACCGGCAAGCTCATCGCCGATGCCATCGAAGATACCGATCTGTCACGCACTACCGAAGCGCTGGACGCTGTCGGTGCCGGGTGGCTGCAACGTACCGTGACATCCACCATCCCGACCGCCTTCCCCGCAATCATCGGGGCCGGGCTGTTTACTTTCGACGTCTTTGTCCGTTCAGCCACCATCATGGGGGTCGTTGGAGCTGGCGGGATCGGGTTGGCCCTTGACGCATCGATTCGGGGGCGGCAGCTCGATCAAACGCTCGCGCTCATCATTATGATCCTCCTGACCGTATATGCCACAGAGCGACTCTCCGTTTGGCTACGGAAGCAGGTCTTGTGA